One region of Mus musculus strain C57BL/6J chromosome 15, GRCm38.p6 C57BL/6J genomic DNA includes:
- the Cox14 gene encoding cytochrome c oxidase assembly protein COX14, whose product MPSAKQLADIGYKTFSASMMLLTVYGGYLCSVRAYRYLQLRSARRQAAEEQKTSGVL is encoded by the coding sequence ATGCCATCTGCCAAGCAGCTAGCCGATATCGGCTACAAGACCTTCTCTGCCTCGATGATGCTCCTCACTGTGTATGGGGGTTACCTCTGCAGTGTACGAGCCTACCGTTACCTCCAGCTGCGCAGTGCCAGGCGCCAGGCTGCAGAAGAGCAGAAGACCTCAGGAGTCCTGTAG